The sequence below is a genomic window from Thermanaerothrix sp..
ACGGCCCCTACCGATACCGGTCCTGCCATACGAACTCGCCTCCCAGATATATGACCACCCGGGCCTCCCCCCGGAACGGAGCGTCCACCGCCACGTACTCCCCGCCCTTGACCTGGGCCTCTTTCACAACCCTGGCGCCGTCATCGTCCACCAGTTCTATCTTAAGGGCCATGGGCTGGGTGAGGGGGGGCACCTGATACCTTATCTTGGCGGTCCTCAAAGGCCCGCCGGAGACCTTAGCCGCCTCCTTGGGCTCCACCTTACCCTCCGAACCCGCCGGCAAGCTGAGCTTCGGCGCCTCCTTGGGCTTTGGCTCCTCTTGCTTCTGCTCCACCTTGGGAGCGGAGGTCCCGGTGGATGTTTCGGCCTTAGGGGCCCCCTCCGTTACCCCCGGCGCCCCCTGGGGCTGTACCGCCGTCGAAGGGGCACCCTCGGAGCCTCCCGCCGCCACTCGCAGCGACACGGTGCTGCCCGGCGGGACCTTGGCCCCCATCCTGGGCAGGTGGGACACCACCACCCCCTCGGGGAAGGCCTGGGTCTTCACCCGGGCCCCCACCGCTCCCTTAAGGCCCATCTGGGTCAGCATTAGCATCGCCTGATCCACCGCCTGGCCGGTGAGGTCCGGGATCTCCACCAGATCCTCCCCTTCCAGCCCCTGGCTCACAAGGAGGCTCACCGACGCGGTGCTTGGGACCGACGCGGGGGATGCGGGGTTCTGGGCTATGACCTTGCCCGAGGGGGTCACGCCGTCCCGAACCTTGAGCACGTCGGACACCTTAAGCCCTGCGTCGGAAAGCCTCTTCACCGCCTCCCCCATCTCCAGCCCCCTCACGTCGGGCACCGTAACCACCCGACCACCCCGGCTGGCCTTGAGGATCACCACCTTGCCCCGCTCCACCTTCTCCCCCGGGTCCGGCCACTGGGACACCACCATACCCTGGGGCTGCGAGGAGTCCACCTGGTCTATCCTGGCCACCAACCCCTGTGACCTAAGGGCCTCCACCGCCTTCACCGCGTCCATGCCTATCACCGCAGGCACCTGCACCTCCGGGCTCTCAAAGAAGACCAGCCTGAGGGCCATGTAGGCGGAGCCCACTATGACCAAAAGGGAGATGAGAACCCCAAGCTTCAAAAAACGGCCCATGTCCTTGTATCCCTCCGCTAACCGCGCCGGTAGAGCACCGCGCAGTAAAATCCGTCCACCCAGGGCAGCCTGGGCCACACGTAGACGCCGAAAGGACGCCCCTTGACTATGTCCACGCCCTTAAAGGGGAACGGCTCCTCCACCACGTCCCGCCGGGAGGACAGCACCTCCCCCACCACCCGCTCGTTCTCCTCCCGAAAGAGGCTGCAGGTGGAGTAGACCACTCGCCCCCCCTTGGGCACGAGGCTCAACGCCCGGTCCAGAAGCTGACGCTGAAGCTCCGAGAGCCTGTCCGCCTCCTCGGGGGACATACGCCACTTCCCCTCGGGATGCCTGCCCCAGGTGCCGCTTCCGCTGCAGGGGGCGTCCAGCAGCACAAGATCAGGATCCTCCTTAGGGATCAGCGTCAAAGCGTCCCCCGCCCTTATGACGCCCCGGTGGGACAAGCCCCGCAGGTCCAAATCCGCCCTGGCGGCCTTCACCTTCCCCTCCGATATGTCCCAGCCCTCCAGGGTTACCCGCTGGTCCAACGTGAGCAGCGCGGACCCCTTGATACCCCTGCCGCAGCACATGTCAAGGACCCTGCCGCCCCTTGCAAGATGACCGGCGCAGCGGACCACCCACATGGAGGACTCGCTCATGGGGCGAAGAAGCCCCTCCCGGTAGCCGGGAACCTCCGGCGGGAAGCCGTGAAAACAGGTCCTCACCGAGAACTCCAGCTCATCGGAGGGCCAGCAGCGAATCCCGGCGGACCGCATGGCATCCATGAGCCTCTCCCTCTCCGCGGGAGGCACGAAGAAGGCGGAGTAACGGGTCATGGCCATCAGCCGGGCCAGCTCCCGGCCCTTCTTGGGGCCCCACTGGTCCATGAAGCGGCTCAGCCCCCAGAGGGGAAGCCCGTAGTACATGGCCACGTCCCGTGAGGAGGTGCTGGCCTTGAGGCGGTCCAGGAACTCCTGCCCCTCCCTCTCAAGGCGCTTCAAAACGCCGTGGAACAGGGGAACCTCCTCATCGGCCCCTTGATCCTTCATCACCTGGGCCAGCCCCTTGTAGAGAGGGCCCGGGTTGAAGTGCTTAAGCTCCATCAAGCCCGCAAGGCCCAGCATGAGGGCGTCCCGGGTGACGGGCTTCAGGTCCTTGAAGGGGCGCCTAAGGCGCTTTTCCAACATGAACCGCCACAGGCTGCGGCGTCTTAAGGCCCCGTAAACCAAAAGGGCCGCCAGCTTCCTGTCCCCCGGTAAGAGCTGGCCCGAAACCCTCCGCAGGGCCTCCGACGCAAAGGCCCCCTCCCCAACTTCCTTCCAAACCGTCAACGCTGCTTCTATTCCCCTCATATGGCAAACATCTCCTCCAGTCGGGCTCCTCCCGGGGACGCCGCATCCCAAGGCGGGAAAAACATAAAAAACAAAACCCGCGGGGGAAGCCCCCACGAGTTTATAACAAACCACCACTCCGCAAAAGGTCCTACTCGTCCCGGCCCCCGATCATGCCCCTCAGGAACAGGAGCCTTAGCAGCTGGGACACCGCCATCACCGTGGCGGCCACATAGGTAAGGGCCGCGGCGTTGAGCACCGCCCGGGCCCCCCTTATCTCGTCGGGCCCCAGGTACCCGGTGTCCGCCAGAAGCCGCAAGGCCCGGGCGGAAGCGTCGAACTCCACCGGCAGCGTCACCAGGTGGAACAGGATCACCCCAAGGAAGAACAGGATGCCAAGGTCCATCATGGACGGAGACCTGAACAGGAGCCCGATGAAGAACAGCGGAAGCGCCGCCATGGACCCCAGGTTAACCACCGGCACTATGGCGTTCCTTATCCTCAAGGGGGAGTACCCCTCAAGGTCCTGCACCGCGTGCCCCACCTCGTGGGCCGCCACACCTATGGCGGCTATGCTGTAGTTGCCCCACACGCTGTCCGAAAGCCTGAGCACCTTGCCCCGGGGGTCGTAGTGGTCCGTGAGGCTCCCAGGAACCCGCTCCACCGGGATCCTAAGGCCAAAACGGCCCAAAAGCCCCTGGGCCACCTGCTCCGCGGTAACACCCCGCCGGGCCCACACGGCGGAGTAACGGGCGTAGGTGCTCTGAACCCTCACCTGGGCCCAAATGCCCAGGATGACCGCCGGTATCAGAAACAACATGGTGGGGTCAAAAAACGGATAGAACATCTATGATCCCTCCCCTTCTCATGGCTTTTATCCCACATCCCATCAGCCTAAGGCCGCTACGGCCACAAGCGTCTAACTCCCATAATCATACTGAGGAGGGGACTACCCCTCCTCAGTAGTGTAACCTATTTTTAGAGAAAGAGCAACAATGGTCAAATCAGCGGGAGTAGAACTCCTTCATGGCCCCCACCACCGCCTCCTGCTCCTCCGGCGTCAGCTCCGGGAACATGGGAAGGGCGAGCACCTGGCCGGCCAAGGCCTCGCTGGCGGGGAAGTCCCCCTCCTTGTAGCCCAGGTAGCGGAAGCAGGGCTGCAGGTGCAGCGAGAGGGGGTAGTACACCCGGGTGGTGATCCCCCGCTGGGCCAGGAACTTCTGCAGCTCGTCCCGGTCCTTGGCCCTCACCACGTACTGGTGGAACACGTGCCGGTTGCCCTCAAGCTCCATGGGAGGAGTCACGAACTCCAAGAGGTCGTGGGCGGCGAAGAGCAGCCGGTACCGCTCCGCTACGGCCCGCCTCTCCTCGTTCCACTGCTCCGCGTGCCGAAGCCTCACCCGGAGTATGGCCGCCTGGATCTCGTCAAGCCGGCTGTTGAGCCCCACCTCGTCGTGGAAGTAGGTGGCGGAGGAGCCGTGCACCCGAAGGGACCGAAGCCTCTTCTCCATCTCGGGGTCCGTGGTGGCCACAAGCCCCCCGTCCCCGTAGCAGCCCAGGTTCTTGGTGGGGAAGAAGGAGAAACATGACAGGTCGCCCACCGCACCGCCCCTCAATATGCCGCCCCCCACCCGGCGGACCGCCCCAAAGGACTGGGCGCAGTCCTCCACCAGGGCTATCCCCCGCTCCTTAAGCTGGGAGGCTATCTCCTCCAAGGGGCACATCTGGCCGAAGATGTGCACCGGAAGCACCGCCTTGGTCCTAGGCGTCACCGCGTCCATCACCATGTCCATCCTCATGTTGTACGTGTCCATGTCCACGTCAACGTAGACCGCCCTGGCGCCAAGGCGGGATATGCAGCTGGTGCTGGCGAAGAACGTGAAGGGGGTGGTTATAACCTCATCCCCAGGGCCCACCCCAAGGGCCATGAGGGCCAATAGCAGCGCGTCGCTGCCGGAGGCGCAGCCCACCGCGTGGGGCACCCCAAGGTACGACGCGAACTCATCCTCAAAGGCCTTGACCTCGGGCCCCAGTATGAAGTGCTGGCTCTCAAGGACCTTGTCAACCGCCTCTCGGATCTCCTGGCGGACCCTGTCGTAGTTCCTCTTTAGATCGAACGAAGGTATCGAACTCAAAACCACTCTACCCCTTTTCAAAAAGATTGACCCCGGGGGCCATTTTAGTTATCCCCGGGGATCAACGCAACGTGGACTTTTTCACTTTTTTCCTTCCCCCCGTCCGCCCAAAGTCGGCGGAGCTCATTGGGGAACCTCCCATCCCCTCAGGGAGCCTTAATCTCCCCCTCGCTCAAGCTCCCCTTGGACAGCCTTATGTGGCTTCTCATCCTCTCCACCGCCCCTTGGGCGTCCCTGGCCCTCAAGGCGTCTATTATGAGCCGGTGCTCCCCAACGCTGGGGTTGCTCTCCACGATGTAGAAGGGGTCGTAAAACACGATGTACACGTTCGTGCGGGCCAGGATGTTCTCCACGTACTCCCTTAAAACCCGGTTCCCCGAGGCGTCCGCTATTATCCGGTGGAACGCCTCGTTCACCTCAAGGTACGCCTCCAGGTTCCGCTCCACAAAGGCCCTCTCCTCGTCCGCCACGCACTCCTCAAGGCGCCTTAAGTGCTTCTCCGTCACGTTGGAACACGCAAGCCGCACCGCAAGGCACTCCAGCTCCTCCCGCACCACGTAGGCGTCCTCCATCTCCTTCCGCCGGGGGGCCGCCACCCTGGCGCCGCTGTTGGGGATTATGAGCACCAAGCCCTCGCTGGCCAGCCTCCTCAAGGCCTCCCTCACCGGCGTACGGCTCACCTTAAGCCTGGTGGCTATGGCCACCTCCGGAAGCCTGGTGCCGGAGGTGAGCTGCTTGGTGATTATCTCCCGCCTCAGGGTGGAGTAGACATACTCCGCCGAGGTGGTGTAAAGTCTAGGCTCCTGAGCAGGTTCATTAAGCGATGGCTCGAACATGGGCGCCCCTCCCAAGGGGAATTTTTTCCAATATAAACTATTATTTGACATTGTAGCGCCGGTCGCACTATTACGCAAGGCGAGGGGATCCGTAGGTTCATCAAAACCATTGAGAGATCACCGGAGGTGCGTCTTATGCTGCATCCCGCCGAAGAACTATCCTCCCAGTTTCCGCTGCATCCCTCCCCGCTGGTGAAGTACATACGCCTGGGCCTCGCCAACGGGGCGCTGCCGCTCACTTCCGGCCAGCCATACCTGGAGGCCATGGACGTAGAAGCCATGGCGGAGTGCGCCATGGCCGGGATCCTGTCCCACAAAAAGGCCCTCCTCTACGGAAGCAACCGAGGCCTTGGGGCCCTGCGGGAAGCGGTGCTTCAGTGGCAAAAGGAGGAGGGCTGCGCCCCAAGGGAAGCGGCGGAGGAGAACCTGATGATGACCCTGGGCTCCCAGTACGCCTTCGACCTAATCTGCCAGGGCACCATCAACCCCAGCGACATGGTGGCCTTCGACGCCCCCTGCTACCCCGACACCTGGTGCACCCTGATCCGCCACAAAGCCCGCCTCCTGCCCATACCGGTGGACCGGGACGGCATGGACCTGGACCAGCTGGAGGAACGCTGCTCCAGGGGGGACGTGCCCAAGCTGGTGTACACCATCCTGAACCACCAAAACCCCTCGGGATGCTCCATGAGCCCCGAAAGGCAAAGGCGCCTCCTTGAGATGGCGGACCGCCACCGGTTCCTGGTGGTGGTGGACGACCCCTACCGGCTGTTGAACCTGGACGGCCCCCGAGACGACCAGGCCTCCATACCGTGCCTTGGGTTCCAATCAGGTATGGTGCTTTACCTTGGCTCCTTCTCAAAGATACTGGCGCCGGGAGTCCGGCTTGGCTGGATATTGGGGCACCCAGCCATGGTGGAGTCCCTGGCCAGGCTGCAGGAGATGACCATGATATCCCTTCCCGCTGCGGACTCCCTGCTGGTGCTGGAGTTCCTAAAACGAGGGCTCATGGCGGGACAGCTCCAGCGGGTTCGGAGCTTCCTCAAGGTCCGGCGGGACGCGCTGCGGGACGGGCTTCTAAGGTGGAACCTCAAACTAAGGGTACCCTCCGGGGGGTGCTTCATCAACCTCTTCGTGGACCAGCCCTCCGCCATGGCCGTGGAGCTGGTCACGAAAAGAGGGGTGGCCACGGTGCCGGAGCTGGCCTTCTGGCCTCCGGTGCCAAAGGCCCAGGACCGGTTCTTGCGGCTTTCCTTCTCCTGGTGTTCCCCCGAGGAGCTGCGCAGGGCGGCGGACACCATAGGACAGCTGGCCTCGGGAGGGGCGGAAGGATGAACAAACGGCTCCTGGTGCTTATACTCTCCATCTCCAGCGTGGTGGGCTACGGATACGCCCTGGGGGGCCTTGGGGGGTTCCTCCTGGGCCGGGGAAGCGTCCCCTACGTGGTATTAGGCCTTGCGGGGGGCACCCTTTGCGCCCTCCTGGCCCTCAAGCTCTGGAAGGAATACCTGAAGGAAGTGCTGGGGGAACTCCCAAAGGACCAGGGCCCTTCGTCTTAAAGCCCCTAGGTGGTGGCGGCTGCCTTGGGCGCACTCCTTGGCGGGCCTTGGGCACATGAGGCACCGGCGCTCCTGGAACCCCAGGGCCTGCCTCTTTATGGGCTTCGTGGGGTCCCAAAGGTCGAATACGTCAAGGTCCAAAAGCCTCCCCCACGGAAGCTCCTCCTCCAGCTTGAGGCACCTACCCTTCACCTCCAGGGGATCTGCCTCCACCGCCGCCAACAGGAACGGCCCCAGCGGGTCCTCCAGGCTTGCCAGCTCACGCCACCTAAGTCCCTCGAGGGCATTGGAAATGGCTCCCATAAGACGCCCCATACCACCCTTGAGGGACTTGGGCCAGCCCGGCACGTTAAGTCCCCCTTGCACCACAGCAGCTTCGTAAGGGCTAAGGCGGCGCAAATCCCCCACGAGGGCCTGACGGAGGGCGGAGCGCTCCTCCCGGGCCCTTAAGACCTCCTCCAGGGGTGAAGGCCCATAGCTCCCGTGATCACGCCCCCTGCGGCAGCCCATCCAAGACCTCCCTCACAACCCCGGCGGCCCTTCGAACGTCCTGGGAAGAGGCGGAGGCCACCGAAAGCCTCACCGCCGGGACGTCCTCCCCTAGGGGGGAGAAACGGCTTCCCGGCACCACCTCAACTCCTAAGCCCTTGAGGCGCCGGGCAAACTCCATGCCCCCGCAGGGGACCTTCAGCCACGCGAACACGCCGCCCTGGGGCACGGGGATCCTAAGGGCGCAACACAGGGCTTCCATGCGCTGCCTTACAAGGCATCGGTTCCTCTCCAGTATCCGGTTCACCGCCCCCTCTTCGAAAAGGCGCAGCGCCGTGAGCTGAGAAAAGAGGTTGGCGGCCCCGAAGAAGGTCTCCTTAAGCTCCAGCACGGCATCCATCATGCCATGGGGGCACAGAAGGTATCCAAGCTTCGCCTCCAGGAACAACCCCTGCGAAAAGGACCCTAAGTACAGCACCTCCCCCGTCATGTCCAACGCCTTAAGGGCCGGCACGCTGCTTGGGCCGTAGCGAAGCTCCCCGTAGGTGTCGTCCTCCAATATGACGAACCCCCGGTCCGCGCTCGCCTCCAGCACCCAGTTCCGCTCCTCAGCCCCCATGGTGCGCCCGGTGGGGTTGTGGAAGCTGGGGACCAGGTACACCACGTCCCCTCTGCTGGCGCCCTGCAGCTCCCGGAGGTTCTCAAAGGGCACTATCTCCATCCCAAGGGCTACACCCTGGCGGAACGCCAAAGGATACGTAAGACGGTCCACCCAAAGCCTTCTAGCCCCCCGCCGCACGAGGGCCCAAAGGCACAGGGAAAGCCCCTCTCGACCGCCGGATGTGACTATCATCTGCTCCTTAAGGGCCGGCACACCCCGGAGCGCCGAGTGTCCAGCTAGATGCCCCTTAAGCTCCTGCAGCCCCTCAAGGGGCGAGCTCCATCCCGGGGCTCCCAGCTTATCCATCACCCACCGCAAGGCCCGCCGGACCTCCCGCCTGGGCGCGAGATCCTCAAAGGGCCCCTCGGAGGCCAGGTCCACCCGGTCCAACACCCTAACGGGCCCGTTATCGCGCCGCTCCGCGGCGCACCCCGCCTCCACGGGGGCCACGAAGACCCCCTTCCGAGGCACAAGGCACACGAGCCCCTCCCCCTCCAGGTCCGAGTAGGCCTCCTCAACGGTGCTTCGGCTCACCTTTAAGGACCAGGACATCTCCCGGAAGGAGGGCAGCTGGCTTCCCGCAGGCAACGCGCCGGAAAGGATGAGCCGCCTTATGTGATGGCTAACCTGCCGGTGAAGGGGTACCGAAGACCCCCTGTCAAGGGGTATCTCCAGCAACTCAGTGCCCCCCCTTCGCGGCGGCCACCCGCTCAAAGAGCAAGCGGCCCCGCTCGGAGAGGAGGTAGCTCAAGGTGGTCTCCGGCAAAAGCTCCTTCAGGTCCTCCAACCGGCCCTCCGCCATGGCGCTACGGACCAAAGAGGCGGACACGGGCCTGCCGGACAGCTCAAGGCGGGGTATCTCCACCACCTCCACCCCGTAGCGGGGGAGCACCTCCATCATGGCCCGGTTATAGGCGGCGGTCACCGGGCAGTAGGGCTCGGTGCCAACGAAACGCCGCCTCACCCCAAGGGAGGGCACAAAAAGCCGGCCGAAAAGGTCCGCATCCAGACGGGTCTCTATGGTTATGAGCTCCTCCTTGGAGGGATCCCGCAGGAAGTAGGTGGGGAACGTGGCGGAGGAAACCGCGTAAGGGCCGCTGTCAAGGACGGTGACGTTCGGAAGGTCCGAAAGCCCCAGTTTCACCATCTCAAACCGGTCCTCAAAGGGGAACGAGGACCTATCCGCCCTCACCACCACCACGAAAAGGTGCTCCGACATGGAAGCGGCGATCTTGGCGAGGTAGCGGTGCCCCTTGGTGAAGGGGTTGGCGTTCATCACCACCGCCCCGGACTCAAGGACCCCCACCTCATCCCTCAGGGCCCCAAGGGAAGCGGCGAAGTCGTCCCTGTTGGGGCGCCCCATCTCCAAAAGCACCGCTCCGTCGGACCTTGCGATCTCAGTAAAACCCAGGGTCGCGAACTTATCCGCCTCCGACGGCTTGGTGTATATGAAGAAGTGCCCAAGCCCCTTAGGACGGGCCCACTCGATGAGCCTTGAAACCGCCTGGGCCGCAAGGCCCATCTCCTGGAACTCCTCCGCCACCGCCACCATCTTTATCACGTCCCCCTCAAGGGACGCGGTGGCGGCGGGACAAGAGCCCACCTTCAACAGCACCGTCACGTCCGGCGCGCCCTCAAGACGCAGACCCTGCGAGGTCAGAAGGCCCTTGACCTCCTTAGGCATACCGTGTCTTGGGGGATGAAAGAGCTCCACCTCAACGCCAAAGCTCATCTACCCCTCAACTCCCTCTTGACTACCTCACCTATGCTGGACCTGGGGAACTGATCCACCACCTCAAGGGATCTTGGTATCTTGTAGTGCGGGAGTCTTGCCTTGCAGAACTCCGCTATCTCCCTCAAGGTGGGCATCTCTCCGTTTCGTGGGATCACGAAGGCCTTTACCGCCTGGCCGCTTAAGGGGTTGGGCACCCCCACCACCGCCACGTCCTTGACCTTGGGGTGCTCCATGATCACCGCCTCCACCTCCTGGGGATACACGTTGAAGCCCCCCACGATGATGAGGTCGCTCACCCGGGCCACCAAGGTGACGTAACCGTCCCGGTCCACCTTAACCAGGTCCTCGGTGTCGAACCACCCGTCGTGGAACCTGGCCCGGTTGAGCTCCGGGTTCCTGAAGTAGCCCTCGAAGATCGAGGGGCCCCTCACCAGAAGACGGCCCTCCTCCCCCTCTCCGGCGGGGGATCCGTCGGAACGCAGCACCATGTGTTCAACCCCTGGGATGAAGGTCCCCACGGTGCCAGGACGCCTTTGGGCCTTCGAGGGGTTCACCGCCAGGACCGGCGACGTCTCCGTAAGGCCGTATCCCTCCAGAACCGGAACGCCCAGCACCGACTGGCAACGCTGGTCCAGCTTAGGGGGCAGCCGGTCCCCGCCGGATATGACCATCCTGAGGGAACTTGGGGACGCCCCCTTCCTCATGAAGGCGCCTATGAGCATGGAGATCATTATGGGAACCGCCGGCAGGACCGTGACGTCCCCCTTGCGGACCGCCTCCGCTGTCCCCTCGGGGGGCATGAAGGAGGGCACCACCACCTGGGGAAAGCCGAACAGGAGCGGTATAAGGCCGCACACGGTGAAGCCCAGGGCATGGAAGTTGGGCAGGGCGTTTAGGAACACGTCGTCGTCCTTGAGATCCGCCACGTGCCTCACGCAGGCCTCCGAGTTGGCAAGAAGGTTGCGGTGTGTAAGGGGCACCGCCTTGGGCGTGCCGGTGGTGCCGGAGGTCTGAAACACCACCGCCACGTCCGGGCTGTCTTGTACGCACTTTCGGCCGATGAAGGGCTGGATCCCCCCGTCCAGGCTCCCGGTGGTCCTGGGAACCAAAGACGCCAAGGACGCCTCGCTTCCCTCGGCCTCCACGATGCCGAAGAGGTCCAGGTGCTCCAACGTCCTGGAGTCCAAAACGCCCCGCCAGTTAAGGGGCGCCACCGCCCCCCCAAGGCGCCAAGCCGCAAGGGTAAGGGCCCAGAACAGGGGGCTGTTGGGCAAAAGGAGCCCCAGCCTCATCCCCTCCCCAAAACCGCTCGCCTTGAGGGCCTCAAGGCAGTCCTCGAACATGCCGAGGAACGCCCCCCTGGACCACCAGGCGCCATGCCACCAAAGACAGTGCTCCCCCTCTCCGGTGCCAAGCCTCTTCAAGATAGCCTCGTCCAGTCTATGATTCACGTCGTCGCCTCCAGAAACGATAAGGGAATTTGATGTGCAGCGGGATGCACCTCCGACTCAAAGCATACTATCACAGGGTAACGGCCAGGAAGGCCTCCCATGCGGCCATGAGGGGCATGAGCTCCTCCGGGATGTCGTACCTTGGGTGGTGCAGGCCGCACTCCATGCCGGTTCCAAGCAGCATGAGGCACGAAGACACCTCCATGGAGTAGAAGGAGAAGTCCTCGCCGGACAGCAGGGGATGCTCAAGATCCCTGATCGAGTCCGCCCCGAAGAACCTCTTAGCCGCCCCCATGACCCGCTCCACGCAGTCGGGGTCGTTGTGCACCGACGGGTAGTTCTTCACGTACTCCACCGAAGCCCTGGCCCTGTGGGCCCGGGCTATGAGGGGCACCATCTCCTCAAGGCGCTCCTTGAGGTAATCCCTGACCTTGGTGTTGAAGGCCCTTAGGGTGCCCCAAAGGTGGGCGTTCTCTGGGATCACGTTGTAGGCGTACCCCGCCTCCATCTGGCCGAAGGATATTACCACCCCCTCCAGGGGGTCCACCTCCCGGGATATGAGGCTCTGTATACCCACCACCACGTGGGACGCCGCCACCACCGGGTCCACGGTGGCGTGGGGGGTGGCGGCGTGGCCCCCCACCCCACGGATCTCCACGTGTATCCGGTCCGACAGGGCGGTCATGACGCCCTTCCTGGTGGCCAGGTACCCATAGGGTAGATGGGGCCACATCAGGACCCCAAGCACGGTGTCCACCTTGAAACGCCTGAAAAGCCCCCCGTCCACGAGGGCCTTGGCGCCCCCCCGCCCCTCCTCCGCGGGCTGGAAGAGGAATATCACCGGCCGCTCCAGCTGCTCCGCCCGGTTCGAAAGCAACATGGCGCAGCCCAAAAGGGACGCCATGTGGGCGTCGTGCCCGCAGGCGTGCATGACCCCCGGCATGGAGGACGAGAATGGAAGCCCCGTCTCCTCCTCCAGGGGCAACGCGTCCATCTCCGCCCTTAAGACCAGGGCGGGCCGGTCTATGTCCCCCCGCAACAGGCCTACAACCGACGTGGGCACCCCAAGGCCCGTAAAGACCCTCATGCCCTTCATCGATGACAGCGCCTGGGTTATGCGGGACGCGGTTATGTTCTCCTCAAAGGCCAGCTCCGGGAACTGGTGGAACTCCCTCCTCCAGGATACCATCAGCTCCCCAACCCCCTGAGCCTCCGCCAACAGCTCCGGCCCCAGGTCGCACATGTCGTCTTCCTTCAAGCTACCCCCCCCTTACACACTCCAGGGCCCGGACCCTCAAAGGGCCTACACCCCTCCAAGCCACCGCCGAACCCGACCATGACAGCTCCAAAGCTCCAAACGAACCGAAGAGGCCACCCCGTTTCGAAGGCTCCAGCCGTCCATGCCCTCAAGGCCCCCCTTAACGTACTCCACCTGCCACTCCCCCTGGGCCTGCCGGCTCTTAAGGAAGCCGGACCAGGGGCTTCTCAGCCCCAGGGCCGCGTCTCCCCTTTTGAGGAGGGGACCCTCATCCACCGCCCGGAGCACCCGGGGCTCCATCTCCCCATCCCCGCCGTAGGGGATGCCGTCGTAGGGGAACATGGCAAGCCCCTTAATGGCGCCGGAGGGGGTAAGCACCTCCCGGCCGAGTATCAGCGAGGATCCTCCATCGGCCAAAACCGGCTTGCCCGACAGGAACATCCGGCCTATGGAAGCCACAAGGGACCGGTTGTTCCGCAATTCTAACAGACCCAGGTATGCCGGGCCATGGGGGATTAAAAGTCCGTCAATGTCCTGGGGAAGATCCCCATCCTCCACCGGGACGGGCACCACGGAGCAGCCCATGGCGGCAAGAAGCGCCTCCCCATTGCCCCCTCCCAGGGACATGGAGTGGTGTTTCAACACCCCCACCAGCGGTTTTGATGGGATGCTCTCCGGCATCTCCTGTAGCTTCCAGGGCTGGGCCATGGTCCCAACGGCGCCGAAGGCGGGCCACAGGATCTGGTGCTCCATGGACTGGAGCCTGGCCACCGCGGCCTTGAGCCCCACGAGTAACGGCGGGATCTTGGAGGAACAAAGATCCCCCATGGAGGGCA
It includes:
- a CDS encoding zinc metallopeptidase, yielding MFYPFFDPTMLFLIPAVILGIWAQVRVQSTYARYSAVWARRGVTAEQVAQGLLGRFGLRIPVERVPGSLTDHYDPRGKVLRLSDSVWGNYSIAAIGVAAHEVGHAVQDLEGYSPLRIRNAIVPVVNLGSMAALPLFFIGLLFRSPSMMDLGILFFLGVILFHLVTLPVEFDASARALRLLADTGYLGPDEIRGARAVLNAAALTYVAATVMAVSQLLRLLFLRGMIGGRDE
- a CDS encoding DegT/DnrJ/EryC1/StrS family aminotransferase; this encodes MSSIPSFDLKRNYDRVRQEIREAVDKVLESQHFILGPEVKAFEDEFASYLGVPHAVGCASGSDALLLALMALGVGPGDEVITTPFTFFASTSCISRLGARAVYVDVDMDTYNMRMDMVMDAVTPRTKAVLPVHIFGQMCPLEEIASQLKERGIALVEDCAQSFGAVRRVGGGILRGGAVGDLSCFSFFPTKNLGCYGDGGLVATTDPEMEKRLRSLRVHGSSATYFHDEVGLNSRLDEIQAAILRVRLRHAEQWNEERRAVAERYRLLFAAHDLLEFVTPPMELEGNRHVFHQYVVRAKDRDELQKFLAQRGITTRVYYPLSLHLQPCFRYLGYKEGDFPASEALAGQVLALPMFPELTPEEQEAVVGAMKEFYSR
- a CDS encoding RsmB/NOP family class I SAM-dependent RNA methyltransferase, with amino-acid sequence MTVWKEVGEGAFASEALRRVSGQLLPGDRKLAALLVYGALRRRSLWRFMLEKRLRRPFKDLKPVTRDALMLGLAGLMELKHFNPGPLYKGLAQVMKDQGADEEVPLFHGVLKRLEREGQEFLDRLKASTSSRDVAMYYGLPLWGLSRFMDQWGPKKGRELARLMAMTRYSAFFVPPAERERLMDAMRSAGIRCWPSDELEFSVRTCFHGFPPEVPGYREGLLRPMSESSMWVVRCAGHLARGGRVLDMCCGRGIKGSALLTLDQRVTLEGWDISEGKVKAARADLDLRGLSHRGVIRAGDALTLIPKEDPDLVLLDAPCSGSGTWGRHPEGKWRMSPEEADRLSELQRQLLDRALSLVPKGGRVVYSTCSLFREENERVVGEVLSSRRDVVEEPFPFKGVDIVKGRPFGVYVWPRLPWVDGFYCAVLYRRG
- a CDS encoding PASTA domain-containing protein, producing the protein MGRFLKLGVLISLLVIVGSAYMALRLVFFESPEVQVPAVIGMDAVKAVEALRSQGLVARIDQVDSSQPQGMVVSQWPDPGEKVERGKVVILKASRGGRVVTVPDVRGLEMGEAVKRLSDAGLKVSDVLKVRDGVTPSGKVIAQNPASPASVPSTASVSLLVSQGLEGEDLVEIPDLTGQAVDQAMLMLTQMGLKGAVGARVKTQAFPEGVVVSHLPRMGAKVPPGSTVSLRVAAGGSEGAPSTAVQPQGAPGVTEGAPKAETSTGTSAPKVEQKQEEPKPKEAPKLSLPAGSEGKVEPKEAAKVSGGPLRTAKIRYQVPPLTQPMALKIELVDDDGARVVKEAQVKGGEYVAVDAPFRGEARVVIYLGGEFVWQDRYR
- a CDS encoding GntR family transcriptional regulator; the protein is MFEPSLNEPAQEPRLYTTSAEYVYSTLRREIITKQLTSGTRLPEVAIATRLKVSRTPVREALRRLASEGLVLIIPNSGARVAAPRRKEMEDAYVVREELECLAVRLACSNVTEKHLRRLEECVADEERAFVERNLEAYLEVNEAFHRIIADASGNRVLREYVENILARTNVYIVFYDPFYIVESNPSVGEHRLIIDALRARDAQGAVERMRSHIRLSKGSLSEGEIKAP
- a CDS encoding citrate lyase holo-[acyl-carrier protein] synthase, yielding MGCRRGRDHGSYGPSPLEEVLRAREERSALRQALVGDLRRLSPYEAAVVQGGLNVPGWPKSLKGGMGRLMGAISNALEGLRWRELASLEDPLGPFLLAAVEADPLEVKGRCLKLEEELPWGRLLDLDVFDLWDPTKPIKRQALGFQERRCLMCPRPAKECAQGSRHHLGALRRRALVLWEFPQHFLQVFLPELEGQEGAKGAPRKA
- a CDS encoding PLP-dependent aminotransferase family protein, producing MLHPAEELSSQFPLHPSPLVKYIRLGLANGALPLTSGQPYLEAMDVEAMAECAMAGILSHKKALLYGSNRGLGALREAVLQWQKEEGCAPREAAEENLMMTLGSQYAFDLICQGTINPSDMVAFDAPCYPDTWCTLIRHKARLLPIPVDRDGMDLDQLEERCSRGDVPKLVYTILNHQNPSGCSMSPERQRRLLEMADRHRFLVVVDDPYRLLNLDGPRDDQASIPCLGFQSGMVLYLGSFSKILAPGVRLGWILGHPAMVESLARLQEMTMISLPAADSLLVLEFLKRGLMAGQLQRVRSFLKVRRDALRDGLLRWNLKLRVPSGGCFINLFVDQPSAMAVELVTKRGVATVPELAFWPPVPKAQDRFLRLSFSWCSPEELRRAADTIGQLASGGAEG